In Oncorhynchus keta strain PuntledgeMale-10-30-2019 chromosome 19, Oket_V2, whole genome shotgun sequence, a single genomic region encodes these proteins:
- the LOC118397784 gene encoding gap junction delta-2 protein-like: MTMGEWTILERLLEAAVQQHSTMIGRILLTVVVIFRILIVAIIGETVYDDEQSMFVCNTLQPGCNQACYDKAFPISHIRYWVFQIILVCTPSLCFITYSVHQSAKQKERLERGYSTVFLSLDKRQDSIKRDDSKKIKNTIVNGVLQNTENSTKEAEPDCLEVKDIPNSAMRTSGKSKMRRQEGISRFYIIQVVFRNALEIGFLVGQYFLYGFNVPAVYECDRYPCIKDVECYVSRPTEKTVFLVFMFAVSGVCVLLNLAELNHLGWKKIKVAVKGVQARRKSIYEIRNKDMPRMSMPNFGRTQSSDSAYV; the protein is encoded by the exons ATGACAATGGGGGAGTGGACAATATTAGAGCGTCTCTTGGAGGCAGCTGTCCAACAGCACTCTACTATGATCGGAAG GATCCTCCTAACAGTGGTGGTGATTTTCCGGATTCTAATCGTTGCGATCATTGGAGAGACCGTCTATGATGACGAGCAGTCCATGTTTGTGTGCAACACCCTGCAGCCCGGCTGTAACCAGGCTTGCTACGACAAGGCGTTCCCCATTTCCCACATCAGATATTGGGTGTTTCAGATTATTCTGGTGTGCACCCCcagtctctgtttcatcacctACTCCGTGCACCAGTCTGCCAAGCAGAAGGAGCGCTTGGAGCGGGGGTATTCCACCGTGTTCCTCTCCTTGGACAAGCGCCAAGATTCCATCAAAAGAGACGACAGCAAAAAGATcaaaaacaccattgtaaatggaGTACTTCAGAACACGGAGAACTCCACGAAAGAAGCCGAGCCCGACTGCTTGGAGGTGAAGGACATCCCAAATTCGGCCATGAGAACTAGTGGAAAGTCTAAAATGAGGAGGCAGGAGGGCATCTCAAGATTTTACATCATCCAAGTGGTTTTCCGAAACGCTCTAGAGATAGGGTTCCTGGTGGGTCAATATTTCCTGTACGGATTCAATGTCCCCGCGGTATATGAGTGTGATCGATACCCCTGCATCAAAGATGTAGAATGCTACGTTTCAAGACCCACGGAGAAGACTGTGTTTCTGGTCTTCATGTTTGCGGTCAGTGGCGTCTGTGTGCTCCTGAACTTGGCTGAACTCAATCATCTTGGATGGAAGAAGATCAAAGTAGCTGTCAAAGGCGTGCAGGCGAGGAGGAAGTCCATCTACGAGATCCGTAACAAAGACATGCCTAGAATGAGCATGCCCAATTTCGGCCGCACTCAATCAAGTGACTCTGCCTATGTGTAG
- the LOC118398484 gene encoding zinc finger protein 770-like, with protein sequence MLARHHGTQEAFGVMEKTPQSKNYQCVTCLKCFSAPSKLQRHILSHTGQRPFVCHLCEKAFRQLAHLKLHINTHLYPKHIERKSNVKSSLHPSGYENDPPIKIDNSNACLQTGSLDTFGAEGTLEVGISPTAPVDRVEEKSLCSSRCTAELNPLHSAVERFEKQHTKDEAMRNHDDWSEPEKQTLHEDRSSRDETVAKRTKIIENSNSHKCPECFKCFSAPSKLKRHCLIHTGQKPFQCYLCRRAFRQLAHLKVHYSIHSGVAKSRNSSLPRQSLKSISQPQRSTWPRNYPCIMCGRRFKQKRHLIVHQQTHKVSETAGHPRKLNNTCKAYLPPQNNCASKVYFQNSKSSITYNTELNGKRQLDVVGGLYNLSEILHDGAKHASQEHIDLTRSSDNRNKSPVSNRTDHTHTSTRNVRENQCMICLKKFDYPSKLSRHLLVHMGIKPFGCTVCSKSFRQLCHLQTHMKAHHIKSDNFLKRVEDTPDQPGDIILKNKPVSAVKRNQSEHLDQVSQHREASRGLNEVDCFLSQYVLPVRPTFSHCSTDSLSNYGAQQPAWNPSEKLLPGLDSATDRKSSAETVSLRQGHETDYKKTSDVFDSTPTHHSLIGKSKQRSCILQKKPTIHGRGRYCCPVCSKRFGAPSKLQRHSLVHTGRRSYQCPTCSKTFRQKAHLKVHQSVHEQGKEAQPSISHNEDRQTKSVSRLKRTPCSNGKDVVFRNRSENTLSSGSGLSAVPLAQFNCPPTSGVDSQTLLPVASRKSGVCQCMACLKKFDYPSKLSRHLLVHMGIKPFRCTVCSKSFRQLCHLQSHAKVHYNKATLHGDEQQRNINLAQLDIIPLEDGTVSEGHIFAAGLHQDEPGPSQGFGNYRQNGHGGESYNHFCLTESANQSTEINRKHEPTPTPEQSEDVKSMKSENNWNIAEEKHVEMFPLHEYYGQQNHPQLPNWLSPYPYHQETTKNKQAYPIANQHVPYLEDRPNSQYGAKEEGGLEGGLRSELNVPYKSEPPNDLHVCAGCSQCFTTKRKLNQHRCSPRPLEKERRASSYQCAICFKSFEAPSKLKRHYVIHTGQRPFQCTVCGKSFTQAGHLKTHLQIHR encoded by the coding sequence ATGCTAGCCAGGCATCATGGAACACAGGAGGCCTTTGGCGTTATGGAGAAGACGCCACAAAGCAAGAATTATCAGTGTGTCACATGCTTGAAATGCTTTTCTGCTCCATCCAAACTACAGAGGCACATCCTTTCGCACACAGGACAAAGACCATTTGTGTGTCACCTCTGTGAAAAGGCATTTAGGCAACTAGCACACCTGAAACTCCATATTAACACACACCTTTATCCAAAACATATTGAACGGAAGAGCAATGTAAAGTCTAGCTTGCATCCAAGTGGATATGAAAATGACCCTCCTATAAAGATAGATAACTCAAATGCATGTTTGCAGACAGGCTCTTTGGACACATTTGGTGCAGAGGGCACGTTGGAGGTGGGCATCAGTCCAACTGCACCTGTCGACAGAGTTGAGGAAaaatctctctgttcctctcgctGCACCGCTGAACTCAATCCCCTACACTCTGCGGTCGAGAGGTTTGAGAAGCAGCACACAAAAGATGAGGCAATGAGGAACCACGATGACTGGAGTGAACCTGAGAAACAGACACTGCATGAGGATAGATCCTCCAGAGATGAAACAGTGGCCAAACGTACAAAAATAATTGAGAATTCAAACTCTCATAAATGCCCTGAGTGCTTTAAGTGCTTCAGCGCCCCGTCCAAATTAAAGAGGCACTGCCTGATTCACACAGGCCAGAAACCATTTCAGTGCTACCTATGCCGGCGTGCTTTTAGGCAGCTGGCCCATCTAAAGGTACACTACAGCATTCACTCTGGGGTCGCCAAGTCGCGGAACTCTTCACTACCACGACAAAGTCTCAAATCTATTTCCCAACCCCAGCGGTCAACCTGGCCAAGGAACTATCCATGTATCATGTGTGGAAGGAGATTTAAACAGAAAAGACATTTGATAGTCCACCAACAAACTCATAAAGTTTCAGAGACTGCTGGTCACCCTCGTAAGTTAAATAATACATGTAAGGCCTACCTTCCCCCTCAAAATAATTGTGCTTCTAAAGTATATTTCCAAAACTCTAAAAGTTCTATAACGTACAACACAGAGCTGAATGGTAAGAGACAACTAGATGTAGTTGGAGGTTTATACAACTTATCGGAAATATTGCATGATGGTGCAAAACATGCATCACAGGAGCACATTGACCTCACTCGCTCCTCAGACAACAGAAACAAGTCGCCTGTGTCTAATCGCACAgaccacacacatacaagcacgCGTAATGTAAGGGAAAATCAGTGCATGATATGCCTGAAGAAGTTTGACTATCCCTCCAAACTCTCCCGACATCTGTTGGTCCACATGGGCATTAAGCCTTTCGGATGCACCGTCTGTAGTAAGTCCTTCAGGCAGCTCTGCCATCTACAGACTCACATGAAGGCCCACCACATAAAAAGTGACAATTTTTTGAAAAGAGTAGAAGATACACCCGACCAACCAGGGGATATTATATTAAAGAACAAGCCTGTTTCTGCGGTGAAGAGAAATCAAAGTGAACATTTAGACCAAGTTTCTCAACATCGGGAAGCCAGCAGAGGCCTCAATGAAGTTGATTGTTTCCTAAGCCAGTATGTTTTACCTGTCAGACCTACCTTCAGTCATTGCTCCACTGACAGTCTCTCCAACTATGGTGCTCAACAACCTGCATGGAACCCCAGTGAGAAGCTGCTACCTGGACTGGACTCTGCCACAGACAGGAAGTCTTCAGCAGAGACAGTATCTCTCAGACAAGGACATGAGACAGACTACAAGAAGACCAGTGATGTATTTGACAGCACACCGACACACCATTCACTAATAGGCAAATCTAAACAAAGGAGTTGCATCTTACAAAAGAAACCCACAATCCATGGCAGAGGGCGCTATTGTTGCCCAGTTTGTTCAAAGCGCTTTGGTGCTCCATCCAAGCTACAGCGGCATTCCCTGGTTCACACAGGACGAAGGTCCTATCAGTGCCCCACTTGTTCCAAAACATTTAGACAAAAAGCTCATCTGAAGGTGCACCAGTCTGTTCATGAACAAGGGAAAGAGGCTCAACCCTCTATTAGTCATAATGAAGACAGGCAGACCAAGTCTGTATCAAGACTGAAAAGGACCCCATGTTCAAATGGAAAGGACGTAGTCTTCCGTAATAGAAGTGAAAATACTTTATCGAGTGGCAGTGGTCTCTCTGCTGTCCCTCTAGCTCAATTCAACTGCCCCCCAACAAGTGGCGTCGACAGCCAAACACTGCTTCCTGTTGCATCTAGGAAATCAGGGGTGTGCCAGTGCATGGCCTGTCTGAAGAAGTTTGACTATCCTTCTAAACTCTCCCGACATCTATTAGTCCACATGGGCATCAAGCCTTTCAGATGTACCGTCTGTAGTAAGTCCTTCAGACAACTCTGCCATCTACAGTCTCACGCGAAGGTCCACTATAATAAGGCCACACTGCATGGGGATGAGCAACAGAGGAACATCAACTTGGCTCAACTGGACATTATTCCCCTAGAGGATGGGACTGTTTCAGAGGGACACATCTTTGCAGCAGGTCTTCATCAAGATGAACCAGGCCCAAGTCAAGGTTTTGGAAATTACAGACAAAATGGTCATGGTGGTGAATCATACAATCACTTCTGTTTAACAGAAAGCGCAAACCAATCAACAGAAATCAACAGAAAGCATGAACCAACCCCAACCCCTGAACAGTCAGAAGACGTGAAAAGCATGAAGTCCGAGAATAACTGGAATATTGCTGAGGAGAAACATGTGGAAATGTTTCCCTTGCATGAATATTATGGGCAGCAAAACCACCCCCAGCTTCCTAACTGGTTAAGCCCCTATCCATATCACCAAGAAACCACCAAAAACAAACAGGCATATCCTATTGCTAACCAACATGTTCCGTATCTGGAGGATAGACCTAATTCACAATACGGTGCTAAAGAGGAGGGCGGGTTAGAGGGTGGCCTTAGGTCAGAGTTGAATGTTCCATATAAGTCAGAACCTCCCAACGACCTTCACGTCTGTGCAGGCTGTAGTCAGTGTTTTACCACCAAGAGGAAACTGAATCAACACAGGTGTTCTCCGAGAcctttagagaaagagagacgggcgAGCTCATATCAGTGCGCCATCTGTTTCAAAAGCTTTGAGGCTCCCTCGAAATTGAAAAGACACTATGTTATCCACACAGGCCAGAGGCCATTTCAGTGTACAGTGTGTGGGAAGTCTTTCACCCAGGCAGGTCATTTGAAGACACACCTGCAAATCCACAGGTAA